A single Cucumis melo cultivar AY chromosome 4, USDA_Cmelo_AY_1.0, whole genome shotgun sequence DNA region contains:
- the LOC103487129 gene encoding F-box protein CPR1-like codes for MVVVSDVVIHILSKLSPESLLRFNSVCKSWYALINDPKFVTKHLLDSFPHKHVLLKRIITNNSGKKEHVFSILEFSLDRSVSSVYDVPLPFHESPRPCLSYPVLPNLDVRGHSHGLICLSDHNRDIFLCNPMTRQFRKLPPTILVVPEPEGPVNLSLGVVGFGYDVKCRDFKVVKLVGIWRGLVRYPARVEIYDLRKDRWREIKTLADVTFLGAPSFDMYHEGTFYWLGIDLPSDEEVILTFDMSKEAFRKISIPESFHSRLEDYTTLMVLDGSLRIFSYLVFKSNDKVFDIWETEMDRVSWSKVLTIGPLFEIKCPLFFLSSNELLMDSEERQMILYDCKTEQIKELQVRSERMFVGDNSTRFAEWSMG; via the exons ATGGTTGTTGTTTCTGATGTCGTGATTCACATTCTATCTAAGCTTTCACCAGAATCTCTTCTCCGATTCAACTCAGTTTGCAAATCCTGGTATGCTCTTATCAACGACCCTAAATTTGTAACTAAACATCTCTTAGATTCTTTTCCCCACAAGCATGTTCTCCTTAAGCGTATCATCACCAACAACTCTGGCAAAAAAGAACACGTGTTCTCAATCCTCGAATTTTCTCTTGATCGATCTGTGTCGTCTGTTTACGACGTCCCTTTACCATTTCATGAGAGTCCTCGACCATGTTTATCATATCCGGTTCTTCCAAATTTAGACGTTAGAGGTCATTCTCACGGCTTAATTTGTCTAAGCGATCATAATCGTGATATTTTTCTTTGTAATCCCATGACTAGGCAATTTCGTAAACTTCCTCCAACAATTCTTGTGGTCCCTGAACCTGAAGGTCCTGTTAATTTAAGTCTGGGAGTTGTCGGATTTGGGTACGATGTGAAGTGTCGGGATTTCAAAGTGGTTAAACTTGTGGGTATTTGGAGAGGACTTGTACGATATCCTGCAAGAGTGGAAATTTATGATTTGAGAAAAGACAGATGGAGAGAAATTAAAACCCTTGCTGACGTTACCTTTTTAGGCGCCCCTTCGTTTGACATGTATCACGAAGGAACATTTTACTGGTTGGGGATAGATTTGCCAAGTGACGAAGAAGTTATACTAACGTTTGACATGAGCAAAGAAGCTTTTAGAAAAATTTCAATCCCAGAGAGTTTTCACTCTCGCTTGGAGGATTATACAACTTTAATGGTTTTGGATGGATCTTTACGTATATTTTCTTATCTAGTATTTAAAAGCAATGATAAAGTTTTTGATATTTGGGAGACGGAGATGGATAGAGTTTCGTGGTCAAAGGTATTGACGATTGGCCctctttttgaaattaaatgTCCATTGTTCTTTTTAAGCTCTAATGAACTTTTAATGGATTCTGAAGAAAGACAAATGATTTTGTACGATTGTAAAACTGAACAAATCAAAGAGCTGCAAGTCAGAAGTGAACGAATGTTTGTAGGCGATAATTCAACCCGATTTGCAG agtggtcaatgggatga
- the LOC127149108 gene encoding ribonuclease MC-like has protein sequence MAQHTFILCLLSLLLFVNGYPFDFFQLVEQWGPNTCNDGTQCHAQPQPEFTIHGLWPSNFSNARLFCATRKLFDYGQISLLQGDLVQYWPDVINGNNRRFWSNEWKKHGACIDPPFNITQYFELSLDHHRTYDLLKILNGVWHRNRQMPNNGLAPKDILNPIFNAINKTAGIRCNKNGITKKLQLHEIVLCFDNNGTTLIDCPKFVSNSCNQPKFVWLLPQQSSDGVPDYA, from the exons ATGGCTCAGCATACTTTCATTTTATGTCTTTTAAGTTTGTTGTTGTTTGTGAATGGCTATCCATTCGACTTCTTCCAACTAGTCGAACAATGGGGTCCAAACACATGTAACGACGGCACCCAGTGTCATGCTCAACCTCAACCCGAATTCACTATTCATGGGCTGTGGCCGAGTAACTTTTCAAATGCCCGACTTTTTTGTGCAACTAGAAAACTATTTGACTATGGCCAG attagCTTACTTCAAGGAGACCTAGTTCAATACTGGCCGGATGTAATAAATGGGAACAACCGCCGCTTCTGGAGTAATGAATGGAAGAAGCACGGGGCATGTATAGACCCACCTTTTAACATAACTCAGTATTTCGAACTTTCTTTGGATCATCATCGAACGTATGATCTGTTGAAAATCTTAAATGGTGTTTGGCACCGCAACCGCCAAATGCCCAATAATGGTCTCGCACCTAAAGACATTCTAAACCCCATTTTTAATGCAATAAACAAGACAGCAGGCATCCGTTGCAACAAAAATGGTATAACTAAGAAGTTGCAATTGCATGAAATTGTACTGTGTTTTGACAACAATGGTACTACCCTCATTGATTGCCCTAAGTTTGTTAGCAACAGTTGTAATCAACCTAAATTTGTGTGGCTCCTCCCACAACAGAGTTCAGATGGTGTTCCAGATTATGCATGA